A window of Haliscomenobacter hydrossis DSM 1100 contains these coding sequences:
- a CDS encoding M1 family metallopeptidase: MREWSRLAWIASSIFLPLLGFSQADRWQQRVEYQMEIDFDVDKDQFGGTQRLVYYNNSPDTLTRVFYHLYFNAFQPGSAMDIRSQTLPDPDSRVGARIGKLKPNEIGYLKVNKLTKDGVALKYQIEGTILEVTLDKPILPKSSVVFEMNFDGQVPIQIRRSGRDNAEGVDYSMAQWYPKMCEYDYQGWHANPYIAREFYGIWGDFDVKISIDKQYVIGGSGYLQNPEEIGHGYLPEGQIPKPAKGNKLTWHFKAPNVHDFMWAADPNYTHTSLKRTDGLTLHFFYLKNERTQDNWGALPKVMDRAFTYINQRFGQYPYQQYSFIQGGDGGMEYPMATLITGNRSMPSLVGVSVHELMHSWYQMVLGSNESLYPWMDEGFTDYATQDISNYLAAEKLIPGRNKLDNPFSPTYAGYFNLAASGEEEPLSTHADHFSTNFAYGIGSYSKGAVFMNQLEYVIGKPALDKGLLLYFNTWKFKHPNVNDMIRVFEKVSSLELDWYKEYWINSIHSIDYAVDAIETEDAGTKVVLKRVGKMPMPLDVTVNYKNGKKEIINIPLDIMRGAKPAESVDTPYRVEADWPWVNPSYELHLKAAASEIESVEIDPTTRMADTNRNNNRRL; encoded by the coding sequence ATGAGGGAGTGGAGTCGCTTGGCGTGGATCGCAAGCAGCATATTTTTGCCGTTATTGGGCTTTAGCCAGGCTGATCGTTGGCAACAAAGGGTTGAATACCAAATGGAAATTGATTTTGATGTCGATAAAGACCAATTTGGTGGAACCCAACGCCTGGTGTACTACAACAATTCACCTGATACCCTTACCCGAGTGTTTTACCACCTGTATTTCAACGCCTTTCAGCCAGGAAGTGCGATGGATATACGTTCGCAAACCCTTCCCGATCCCGATTCTCGGGTAGGTGCGCGCATTGGCAAACTCAAACCCAACGAAATCGGCTATCTGAAAGTCAACAAACTGACCAAAGACGGTGTAGCCCTGAAATACCAAATTGAAGGAACCATTCTGGAAGTGACCCTGGATAAACCCATTTTGCCCAAAAGCAGCGTGGTTTTTGAGATGAATTTTGATGGACAGGTACCCATTCAAATTCGCCGTTCAGGGCGCGACAATGCCGAGGGTGTGGATTATTCCATGGCGCAGTGGTATCCTAAAATGTGTGAGTACGATTACCAGGGATGGCATGCCAACCCCTACATCGCCAGAGAATTTTACGGCATTTGGGGAGATTTTGATGTAAAAATCAGCATCGACAAACAATACGTGATTGGCGGCTCCGGCTATTTGCAAAACCCCGAAGAAATTGGACACGGCTATTTGCCTGAAGGTCAGATACCGAAACCCGCCAAAGGCAACAAACTGACCTGGCATTTTAAAGCGCCCAATGTACACGACTTCATGTGGGCCGCTGACCCCAATTATACCCATACCAGCCTGAAGCGTACAGATGGCCTGACCCTGCATTTCTTTTACCTCAAAAATGAGCGTACCCAAGACAATTGGGGGGCCTTGCCCAAAGTGATGGATCGGGCTTTTACCTACATCAACCAACGTTTTGGACAATATCCTTACCAGCAATATTCTTTTATCCAGGGTGGCGATGGGGGCATGGAATACCCAATGGCGACGTTGATCACTGGCAACCGCTCCATGCCTAGTTTGGTAGGGGTATCGGTACATGAACTCATGCACAGTTGGTACCAAATGGTTTTGGGCTCCAACGAAAGTCTTTACCCCTGGATGGATGAAGGCTTTACGGATTATGCGACCCAGGACATCAGCAATTACCTGGCGGCTGAAAAACTGATTCCAGGAAGAAACAAATTGGACAATCCATTTTCGCCAACTTACGCCGGGTATTTCAACCTGGCGGCATCGGGCGAAGAAGAACCCCTCAGCACCCACGCGGATCATTTTTCCACCAATTTCGCCTACGGCATAGGTTCGTACAGCAAAGGAGCAGTATTTATGAACCAGTTGGAATACGTCATTGGCAAACCGGCCCTGGACAAAGGTTTGCTCTTGTATTTCAACACCTGGAAGTTCAAACACCCCAATGTCAATGACATGATTCGGGTATTTGAAAAGGTTTCTAGTCTGGAATTGGATTGGTACAAAGAATATTGGATCAACTCGATCCACAGCATCGATTATGCGGTGGATGCCATTGAAACTGAAGATGCAGGCACCAAAGTCGTCTTGAAACGGGTGGGCAAGATGCCTATGCCCCTTGACGTTACGGTCAACTACAAAAACGGGAAAAAGGAAATCATCAACATTCCACTCGACATCATGCGCGGGGCCAAGCCAGCCGAAAGTGTGGATACTCCTTATCGGGTAGAAGCTGATTGGCCTTGGGTAAATCCCAGTTATGAACTGCATTTGAAAGCCGCAGCTTCCGAGATTGAAAGTGTGGAAATTGACCCCACCACCCGCATGGCGGATACCAACCGCAACAACAACCGCAGGTTATAA
- the map gene encoding type I methionyl aminopeptidase — MSITKESELQGMKLISEVVGTTLRLMREYAKPGMSAKALDDFGGQILNDYGAKSAPRLTYGFPGWTCISVNNEIAHGIPSEDKIFKEGDLINIDVSAELNGFWSDNGGSFVLGQDLYKRQALVDASKRILQKALNNIRGGVRIAEIGRLIETEAKRSGYRVIKNLTGHGIGRSLHEEPHDIANYYDRFNYTRFKKNSVVAVETFISTRTRYAHTMPDGWTLASKDGSFVAQHEHTIVVTDGKPIVLTAANEIF; from the coding sequence ATGTCGATTACCAAAGAATCTGAACTGCAAGGCATGAAACTAATCAGCGAAGTGGTGGGAACTACCCTTCGCCTCATGCGCGAATACGCCAAACCAGGCATGAGTGCCAAAGCCCTGGATGACTTTGGTGGACAAATCCTCAACGACTACGGGGCCAAATCGGCACCACGCTTGACCTACGGCTTTCCCGGCTGGACTTGCATCAGTGTCAACAATGAAATTGCGCACGGCATTCCGAGCGAAGACAAAATTTTTAAGGAAGGTGATTTGATCAACATCGATGTCTCGGCTGAGCTGAATGGCTTTTGGTCGGACAATGGTGGCTCTTTTGTATTGGGACAAGACTTGTACAAACGCCAGGCTCTGGTAGATGCGTCCAAACGCATTTTGCAAAAAGCCCTCAACAACATTCGTGGTGGCGTGCGCATCGCCGAAATTGGCCGCCTAATCGAAACGGAAGCCAAAAGATCGGGCTACCGCGTGATCAAAAACCTCACCGGGCACGGCATTGGCCGCAGCTTGCACGAAGAACCACACGACATCGCCAATTATTACGACCGCTTCAATTATACACGATTTAAAAAGAATTCCGTCGTTGCGGTGGAAACCTTCATTTCTACCCGCACCAGATATGCCCACACCATGCCTGACGGCTGGACCCTGGCTTCAAAGGACGGGAGTTTTGTGGCGCAGCACGAGCATACCATTGTGGTCACGGACGGGAAACCGATCGTGCTGACGGCGGCGAATGAGATTTTTTAG
- a CDS encoding serine hydrolase domain-containing protein produces the protein MKSYTSLVLLMLCIGLNVFAQTATSNLSAPQQLIVAKSPATVGMSIERLNRIDKVLQDIIARDQLPGMVAMVVRNGQIVYHKAFGTADVQTGRAFKTDDIFRIASMSKAITATAAMLLYEEGKFSLDDPISKWIPEFKNPQVIRTYNATDTTFTTAPAKSEITVRHLMTHTSGLSYGVISGDERFRAINAKSGIVDLYTTKAVTVADNIKKLARQPLIHNPGEKFTYALGLDVLGYLIEIWSGQSFDQFLRSRLFGPMGMTDTYFYLPDAKKDRLVPVQRPGTGGKKWERYPVTFYDPNYPISGAKTWYSGGAGLSSTAKDYASFLQMLLNGGVFNGKRFLSPYTVQLLTQSNQIGDLYSGEKGDAHYSLAFSVLTKYGQDKGNGSIGTFSWGGYFNTNYWADPKEKLIMVLMKQTQGAADGDSEGVFTRMIYGALDK, from the coding sequence ATGAAATCCTACACATCGCTAGTCCTGCTGATGCTCTGCATCGGCTTAAACGTTTTTGCCCAAACGGCGACCAGCAACCTCAGTGCGCCGCAGCAATTGATTGTCGCTAAAAGCCCCGCAACGGTGGGCATGTCAATTGAACGACTCAACCGCATCGACAAGGTACTTCAGGACATCATTGCCCGTGATCAATTGCCCGGAATGGTGGCGATGGTGGTACGCAATGGCCAAATTGTGTACCACAAAGCTTTTGGCACTGCCGACGTCCAAACCGGTCGGGCGTTCAAAACCGACGATATTTTCCGTATAGCCTCCATGTCCAAAGCCATAACAGCTACAGCGGCGATGCTGCTGTATGAAGAAGGGAAATTTTCGCTGGACGATCCCATTTCCAAGTGGATTCCCGAATTCAAAAATCCACAAGTCATTAGAACTTACAATGCCACAGACACCACGTTCACCACGGCCCCCGCCAAAAGTGAAATCACGGTGCGCCACTTGATGACCCATACCTCTGGCCTTAGTTATGGGGTAATTTCAGGTGATGAACGTTTCCGGGCCATCAACGCCAAGTCGGGCATTGTAGATTTGTACACCACCAAAGCCGTAACTGTTGCCGACAACATTAAAAAATTGGCCAGGCAGCCCCTGATTCACAATCCGGGTGAAAAATTTACTTATGCTCTGGGCCTGGATGTATTGGGGTATTTGATCGAAATCTGGTCTGGACAGTCTTTTGACCAGTTTTTGCGCAGCCGGCTGTTCGGTCCGATGGGCATGACGGACACCTATTTTTACCTGCCTGATGCCAAAAAAGATCGCCTGGTGCCCGTACAACGCCCCGGTACAGGTGGCAAAAAATGGGAGCGCTATCCGGTCACTTTTTACGACCCGAATTATCCGATTAGTGGCGCAAAGACCTGGTACTCTGGTGGCGCGGGTTTGTCCAGTACCGCCAAAGATTACGCTTCATTCCTGCAAATGTTGCTCAATGGCGGGGTGTTCAATGGCAAGCGCTTTTTGTCGCCTTACACGGTGCAGTTGCTGACCCAATCCAACCAAATTGGCGATTTATATAGTGGAGAAAAAGGAGATGCACACTACAGTTTGGCGTTCAGCGTATTGACCAAATATGGCCAGGATAAAGGCAATGGCAGCATCGGAACCTTCAGCTGGGGCGGCTATTTCAACACCAACTACTGGGCCGATCCCAAGGAAAAATTGATCATGGTGCTGATGAAACAGACACAGGGTGCAGCGGATGGAGACAGTGAAGGGGTGTTTACTCGGATGATTTATGGGGCACTGGATAAGTGA
- a CDS encoding cupin domain-containing protein — protein MIKKTITDVTPFTAGDDTLIREVLHPQNDGVPMAYSLAHAELEPGKSSLPHRLLDRSEVYIILEGEGTAYVDGQAAVLRAGEVLFIPAGAEQYLDNTGTTTIRFLCIVDPAWSKDTEIV, from the coding sequence ATGATCAAAAAAACAATTACTGACGTCACTCCATTTACAGCAGGGGATGATACCCTGATCCGGGAAGTATTGCACCCCCAAAACGATGGTGTGCCGATGGCTTACAGTCTGGCACACGCCGAACTGGAGCCGGGTAAATCTTCTTTGCCCCACCGTTTGCTGGATCGCTCCGAGGTGTACATCATCCTGGAAGGTGAAGGGACGGCTTATGTGGATGGACAAGCCGCTGTTTTGCGTGCGGGAGAGGTATTGTTCATCCCCGCTGGCGCTGAGCAATACCTCGATAATACCGGAACCACAACGATCCGCTTTTTGTGCATCGTTGATCCGGCCTGGTCTAAAGACACTGAAATCGTTTAG
- a CDS encoding SUMF1/EgtB/PvdO family nonheme iron enzyme encodes MTKEEIKKFIAEDQTTEVLDQLLALVNAYLLVHPKDQTASKIQHVLLVNAGKFRGLNQERVLGILKREDEQTTTAQVQAAMLYVIEELPEKVWQTKTESDKTSVPHSEDFDFDIFLSFSSKDRESARLIWEMLRGLGFRIFLSDEALKAHAGMSFLDRIDWALRRSQHFLLLCTPTAVQSQWVKLECETFFTRFHLAKPSQRRFFIFERGGKKWLGDVYQNLQTLDEIQTLVEILRAQLGQAGSVIPMAIGHAFDAQNSNLQQTKPSIEQRLGKEQEKLEKAAAQAISNPTITRTLDFEVIKKAKLLQDFYQTYGENASTLQFLKLHSEVVREFGAISETDLNDLIEEIHDKEIKRNEIIASVIPQTIKTFVADHKGKWSRRDELFFLDELSNRYGKILDKPALAVLLDDARVKFQAILQDFVLIKGGEFMMGAPDEEADARADEKPQHQVRLTDFYLSKYPTTLAQFEEFILATGYQTDADQSGGSDFWNGKNWELQAGVNWTYDVHGAQQKDKQHPVIHVSWNDARAYCDWLEQRLSLPIRLPREAEWEYACRAGTTTPFNTGANLTTVQANYDGNYPYADFPKGTYLGRTSPIGLYPPNAWGLYDMHGNVLEWCEDWYSETYYNECKKQGVVADPEGSSAGSARVLRGGSWLSFARHCRTAYRFWNGSVYRSAGVGFRPVWSL; translated from the coding sequence ATGACGAAAGAAGAAATAAAGAAATTTATTGCAGAAGATCAAACAACCGAAGTCCTGGACCAACTCTTGGCCTTGGTCAATGCTTATTTACTGGTACATCCCAAAGATCAAACGGCTTCAAAAATCCAGCATGTCCTTTTGGTCAATGCTGGAAAATTTAGGGGCTTGAACCAGGAAAGGGTATTGGGAATTTTGAAAAGAGAAGATGAACAAACCACTACCGCTCAAGTTCAAGCGGCAATGCTATATGTTATTGAAGAATTGCCTGAAAAGGTATGGCAAACTAAAACTGAATCTGATAAAACAAGTGTACCTCATTCAGAAGATTTTGATTTTGATATTTTTCTTAGTTTTTCGTCCAAAGACAGGGAGTCGGCCCGCTTGATCTGGGAAATGCTGCGAGGATTGGGATTTCGAATTTTTTTGAGTGACGAAGCATTAAAAGCCCACGCCGGGATGTCTTTTTTGGATCGAATAGATTGGGCATTGCGCCGAAGCCAACATTTCTTGCTACTGTGTACGCCCACTGCTGTACAATCTCAATGGGTGAAGCTGGAATGCGAGACTTTTTTCACCCGCTTTCATTTGGCCAAACCCTCACAGCGTCGTTTTTTTATTTTTGAAAGGGGGGGAAAAAAATGGTTAGGTGATGTGTACCAGAATTTGCAAACGCTCGATGAGATACAAACCCTGGTCGAGATTTTGCGGGCTCAACTGGGGCAAGCTGGAAGCGTCATTCCAATGGCAATAGGCCATGCTTTTGATGCTCAAAATAGTAATCTTCAACAAACCAAACCCAGTATTGAGCAACGCCTGGGCAAGGAACAAGAAAAGCTAGAAAAAGCAGCAGCGCAAGCAATTTCTAATCCCACAATAACTCGAACGCTTGATTTTGAAGTGATTAAAAAGGCGAAATTACTACAGGATTTTTACCAAACTTATGGGGAAAACGCTAGTACGCTACAATTTTTAAAACTCCACAGCGAAGTCGTGCGGGAATTTGGAGCCATTTCTGAGACAGATCTAAATGACCTCATCGAGGAAATACACGATAAAGAAATCAAACGAAATGAAATAATTGCCTCCGTCATTCCCCAGACCATCAAAACTTTTGTTGCTGACCATAAAGGTAAATGGAGCCGTAGAGACGAGTTGTTTTTCCTGGATGAACTTAGCAACCGCTATGGGAAAATACTGGACAAACCAGCTTTGGCCGTTTTGCTGGATGATGCCCGGGTAAAGTTTCAGGCGATTTTGCAGGATTTTGTGTTGATTAAAGGCGGGGAGTTTATGATGGGTGCTCCGGATGAGGAAGCTGATGCAAGAGCTGACGAAAAGCCTCAACATCAGGTCCGACTTACCGATTTTTACCTGAGCAAATATCCTACCACTTTAGCCCAATTTGAGGAGTTTATTCTAGCTACTGGCTATCAAACCGATGCGGATCAAAGCGGTGGGAGTGATTTTTGGAATGGGAAAAATTGGGAATTGCAAGCAGGTGTAAACTGGACCTACGATGTACATGGAGCACAACAGAAGGACAAGCAACACCCGGTGATCCACGTCAGTTGGAACGATGCCAGGGCGTATTGTGACTGGTTGGAGCAAAGACTCTCCTTACCAATACGCCTGCCGCGCGAAGCCGAATGGGAATACGCCTGCCGGGCGGGTACGACTACACCCTTTAATACGGGCGCAAATTTGACCACTGTGCAAGCCAATTACGATGGCAATTACCCTTATGCGGATTTTCCCAAAGGCACCTACTTGGGTCGAACTTCCCCCATTGGTTTGTACCCACCCAACGCCTGGGGCTTGTACGACATGCACGGCAATGTGCTAGAATGGTGCGAAGATTGGTACAGTGAAACTTATTATAACGAATGCAAAAAACAGGGTGTAGTTGCTGACCCAGAGGGGTCGTCCGCGGGTTCTGCGCGGGTTTTGCGCGGTGGCTCCTGGCTCAGCTTTGCGCGCCATTGCCGGACGGCTTATCGCTTTTGGAACGGATCTGTGTACCGCTCTGCGGGTGTGGGCTTCCGCCCCGTGTGGTCCTTGTAG
- a CDS encoding alpha-ketoacid dehydrogenase subunit alpha/beta: MVGDLKKNQAAQVLADAKFDRDEVLEDFRICCVSREVSLMARKEVLTGKAKFAVTGDGKEVPQVAMAKAFLKGDYRAGYYRDQTWMFALGIVSLEDYFAQLYADTENDPYSGGRQMNNHFATPIVDPYTGEWANQLEQYNVSADVSCTAGQMARALGFAFASKKYRESETLSEGTPFSHRGNEVCFSTIGDASTSEGIFWEVINAAGVLQVPLVISVWDDGYGISVPVEYQTTKGSISKALKGFEPDENGQGVTIYAEKAWRYPELVALYQRVIQDARVNHQPALIHIEEVTQPQGHSTSGSHERYKSKERLQWERDFDCILQMEQWMILEGLATPDEIRQIKDKARKTVKDARDRAWKAYSAPTAQVRKQLEAIYRDMLNEHPKVVALLKAEETLIAPVISELLQNARRVLYNTLGEDSLARQSLVQWVKEIEALAHQRYHTHLYSETPNSALKVPVVSAKYSEDSPIKNGFEILNAYFDTVIENDPRIFGFGEDVGKIGDVNQGFAGLQAKHGENRVFDTGIREWSIMGQAIGMSMRGLRPIAEIQYLDYLLYGLEPLSDDVACLRYRTNGIQTAPLIVRTRGHRLEGIWHAGSPMGMMINSLRGMCILTPRNMTQAAGMYNTLLQSDEPGIIVECLNGYRLKETLPDNIGTFTVPVGVPEVLQPGTDLSIVTYGSCVRVAQEGIKMLEKFGISVELIDVQSLLPFDVHHSIVESLKKTNRVIFMDEDVPGGASAFMMREVLEVQGGYKFLDAAPLSITAKAHRPPYGSDGDYFTKPNPEDVFETVYKMMCEGEPSRFNGLL; this comes from the coding sequence ATGGTGGGTGATCTAAAGAAAAATCAAGCGGCTCAGGTGCTTGCAGATGCCAAATTTGATCGAGACGAAGTGCTCGAGGATTTCCGCATCTGTTGCGTAAGCCGCGAAGTAAGCCTGATGGCGCGCAAAGAGGTATTGACCGGCAAAGCCAAATTCGCCGTAACCGGTGATGGCAAAGAGGTGCCTCAGGTGGCCATGGCCAAAGCTTTTTTAAAAGGCGACTATCGCGCAGGATACTACCGGGATCAAACCTGGATGTTTGCGCTGGGAATTGTCAGTCTTGAAGATTATTTTGCACAATTGTACGCCGATACCGAAAACGACCCATATTCGGGTGGTCGGCAAATGAACAACCACTTCGCGACGCCCATCGTTGATCCGTACACCGGAGAATGGGCCAATCAACTCGAACAATACAATGTTTCTGCGGATGTTTCCTGTACGGCTGGTCAAATGGCACGGGCGCTGGGCTTTGCGTTCGCGTCCAAAAAGTACCGCGAAAGTGAAACTTTATCCGAAGGTACCCCCTTTTCTCATCGGGGCAACGAGGTATGTTTTTCCACCATCGGAGATGCCAGTACTTCCGAAGGAATTTTTTGGGAAGTGATCAATGCTGCAGGGGTGCTGCAAGTTCCATTGGTTATTTCGGTTTGGGATGATGGTTATGGCATCTCGGTGCCCGTCGAATACCAAACAACCAAAGGCAGTATTTCAAAAGCTTTGAAGGGCTTTGAGCCTGATGAAAATGGCCAGGGTGTAACGATTTATGCAGAAAAAGCCTGGCGCTACCCGGAATTGGTGGCACTCTATCAACGGGTGATCCAGGATGCCAGGGTCAATCACCAACCTGCGCTCATTCACATCGAAGAGGTAACCCAGCCGCAAGGGCATTCTACTTCAGGCTCTCACGAGCGATACAAATCCAAGGAACGTTTGCAGTGGGAACGCGATTTCGATTGCATCCTGCAAATGGAACAGTGGATGATTCTGGAAGGCCTGGCTACGCCGGATGAAATCCGTCAAATCAAGGATAAAGCCCGTAAAACGGTAAAAGATGCGCGTGATCGCGCCTGGAAAGCCTATTCAGCCCCAACTGCTCAGGTCCGAAAACAATTGGAGGCCATTTACCGGGACATGTTGAACGAGCATCCCAAAGTAGTGGCTTTGCTCAAAGCAGAAGAAACCCTGATCGCGCCAGTTATCAGTGAATTGCTGCAAAATGCCCGGCGGGTTTTGTACAATACATTAGGTGAAGATTCCCTGGCACGACAAAGTTTAGTACAATGGGTCAAAGAAATCGAAGCGCTGGCACACCAGCGCTACCATACCCATTTGTACAGCGAGACCCCTAATTCTGCTTTAAAAGTGCCCGTTGTCAGCGCCAAATACAGCGAGGATTCTCCGATCAAAAACGGTTTTGAAATCCTCAATGCCTATTTCGATACCGTGATAGAAAATGATCCGCGGATTTTTGGCTTTGGAGAAGATGTGGGTAAAATTGGTGACGTCAACCAGGGTTTTGCGGGTTTACAAGCCAAACACGGTGAAAACCGGGTTTTTGACACGGGCATCCGTGAATGGTCGATCATGGGACAAGCCATCGGCATGTCGATGCGGGGTCTACGGCCCATTGCTGAAATTCAGTACCTCGACTATTTGTTGTACGGACTGGAACCCCTTTCCGATGATGTGGCCTGCTTGCGCTACCGCACCAATGGCATCCAAACCGCGCCACTGATTGTACGTACCCGTGGACACCGCCTGGAAGGCATCTGGCACGCGGGTTCACCCATGGGCATGATGATCAATTCCCTGCGCGGCATGTGTATTTTGACGCCGCGCAACATGACCCAGGCCGCCGGAATGTACAATACGCTGTTGCAATCGGATGAACCTGGCATCATTGTAGAATGCCTCAACGGCTACCGCCTCAAAGAGACTTTGCCAGACAACATTGGTACGTTCACCGTGCCCGTCGGGGTTCCTGAAGTGTTGCAGCCAGGGACGGACCTGTCCATTGTGACCTACGGTTCCTGCGTACGGGTAGCCCAGGAAGGCATCAAGATGTTGGAAAAATTTGGCATCTCGGTAGAATTGATCGATGTGCAGTCCCTACTGCCTTTCGATGTACACCACAGCATCGTGGAATCCTTGAAAAAGACCAATCGGGTCATCTTTATGGATGAAGATGTGCCCGGCGGGGCTTCGGCGTTTATGATGCGGGAAGTATTGGAAGTACAGGGCGGATATAAATTTTTGGATGCCGCCCCTTTGAGTATTACGGCCAAAGCGCATCGGCCGCCTTATGGTTCGGATGGGGATTATTTCACCAAGCCGAATCCCGAGGATGTATTTGAAACCGTATACAAAATGATGTGTGAGGGCGAACCTTCACGTTTCAATGGACTATTATAA